One genomic region from Moritella sp. F3 encodes:
- the panD gene encoding aspartate 1-decarboxylase has protein sequence MQTTMLKGKLHQARVTHAELNYEGSCAIDQDMLDASGILEYEAIDIYNIDNGERFSTYAIAGERGSKIISVNGAAARKAAVGDRIIICAYVRMDNEEAKQHKPDLVYLDQANDIVRTSNDIPVQVA, from the coding sequence ATGCAAACCACAATGCTAAAAGGTAAGTTACACCAAGCGCGTGTAACACATGCCGAACTAAACTATGAAGGTTCATGTGCAATCGATCAAGATATGCTTGATGCATCAGGGATCCTAGAATATGAAGCAATCGATATCTATAACATTGATAATGGTGAGCGCTTTTCAACTTACGCAATCGCTGGCGAACGCGGTTCGAAAATCATTTCTGTGAATGGTGCTGCAGCACGTAAAGCCGCAGTAGGCGATCGCATCATCATCTGTGCTTATGTACGCATGGATAATGAAGAAGCGAAACAACACAAGCCTGACCTAGTTTATCTTGATCAAGCGAATGACATCGTGCGCACAAGTAACGATATTCCTGTACAGGTTGCCTAG
- a CDS encoding alpha/beta fold hydrolase, whose protein sequence is MKIDLTLSGLVAQKHTFTLPLDYNKPDGDKVEVFARELVASDKQDQDLPYLVYFQGGPGFGAVRPMANGGWIKRALQEYRVLLLDQRGTGLSTPISSVSLAHLTPSEQANYLAHFRADNIVRDAEAIRAQLSPFNTWSIIGQSFGGFCVLRYLTAAPEGLTQAFVTGGLPSLTRPATEVYQATYKRVLAKNNDFFSRFNDAQDLVTALATHLSEHDTYLATGEKLTVEMLQLLGVNIGMEEGPEAVYYLLEQALITTPTGTQVNPLFLAQFCQFLDFNTNPIFAVLHESIYCQQQASNWAAHTVRADHDEFNYKPGQPFLFTGEMIYPWMFEQFNNLKPLQAAAQQLAGKQDWSDLYDLNVLKNNQVPVAAAIYSEDMYVEMQYSLETAARVNNLKYWLTSEFEHNGIRMDGDKVLSKLIDLNNGVTLR, encoded by the coding sequence ATGAAAATTGATCTCACATTAAGCGGCTTAGTTGCACAAAAGCACACATTCACCTTGCCACTTGATTACAACAAACCTGACGGTGACAAGGTTGAGGTATTTGCACGCGAACTTGTCGCATCAGATAAACAAGATCAAGACCTTCCATATTTGGTTTATTTTCAAGGTGGTCCAGGATTTGGCGCGGTACGCCCGATGGCTAATGGCGGCTGGATCAAGCGTGCATTACAAGAATATCGTGTATTGCTGTTAGATCAGCGTGGCACAGGGTTATCAACACCAATTAGCTCAGTCAGTCTTGCCCACTTAACGCCAAGTGAACAAGCTAACTACCTTGCCCATTTCCGTGCTGATAATATTGTCCGTGATGCTGAAGCTATCCGCGCACAATTATCACCGTTTAATACCTGGAGCATCATCGGCCAAAGCTTTGGTGGTTTCTGTGTATTACGTTATCTAACTGCCGCACCAGAAGGTTTAACACAAGCTTTTGTGACTGGCGGATTACCATCACTAACGCGCCCAGCTACAGAAGTTTATCAAGCAACTTATAAACGTGTATTAGCAAAAAACAATGATTTCTTTAGTCGTTTTAATGACGCACAAGATCTTGTAACTGCATTAGCGACACATCTTAGTGAACACGATACTTATCTTGCGACAGGCGAGAAACTGACCGTTGAAATGTTGCAACTACTTGGTGTTAACATTGGTATGGAAGAAGGCCCTGAAGCGGTTTATTATTTACTTGAACAAGCACTTATCACCACGCCGACTGGCACACAAGTCAATCCACTGTTCTTAGCGCAGTTCTGTCAATTCCTTGATTTCAATACCAACCCGATATTTGCCGTGCTGCACGAATCGATCTATTGCCAGCAGCAAGCATCAAATTGGGCTGCGCATACTGTTCGTGCTGATCATGATGAATTTAATTATAAGCCCGGCCAGCCGTTCTTATTTACTGGCGAAATGATTTATCCGTGGATGTTCGAACAATTTAATAACTTAAAACCACTGCAAGCAGCGGCGCAACAGTTGGCAGGTAAACAAGATTGGTCAGATCTTTACGATCTTAATGTCCTTAAAAACAACCAAGTACCAGTAGCAGCAGCTATCTATAGCGAAGACATGTATGTAGAAATGCAATACAGCCTAGAAACCGCCGCGCGCGTTAATAACCTCAAATACTGGTTAACGTCAGAATTCGAACACAACGGCATCCGCATGGATGGTGATAAAGTACTAAGTAAGCTTATCGACCTAAATAATGGCGTGACGCTGCGCTAA
- a CDS encoding YfaZ family outer membrane protein, giving the protein MSLKKSLIITAGLLASFSSAASNVSLAFNNDNIVLGYDIELQEALKVKGDFLQTIDNGYTVDTGLYAFQDAGATFFELGAKAMRMDNDNGDGYALAFGGLGGLRLTEEFSLEAEFHYSPEILAFGDTENYSQWVFRASYALIPTATLFAEYNYTTVDYDNMPEERLTSDFLFGLAWVF; this is encoded by the coding sequence GTGTCATTGAAAAAATCATTAATTATTACTGCAGGATTATTAGCGAGCTTTAGTAGTGCAGCATCAAACGTTTCGCTTGCGTTCAATAACGACAATATTGTGTTAGGTTATGATATTGAATTGCAAGAAGCACTGAAAGTTAAAGGTGATTTCCTACAGACTATCGATAATGGTTATACCGTTGATACTGGTCTTTATGCATTTCAGGATGCAGGTGCGACATTCTTTGAGCTTGGTGCTAAAGCAATGCGAATGGATAATGATAATGGCGATGGTTATGCATTAGCATTTGGTGGTTTAGGTGGGTTACGTTTAACTGAAGAGTTTAGCTTAGAAGCTGAATTTCATTATAGCCCTGAAATATTAGCATTTGGTGATACAGAAAATTACTCGCAGTGGGTTTTCCGTGCGAGTTATGCGTTAATACCAACGGCAACTTTATTTGCTGAGTATAACTACACCACAGTTGATTACGATAACATGCCTGAAGAACGTCTAACAAGTGACTTTCTATTTGGTCTAGCGTGGGTATTCTAA
- the dsdA gene encoding D-serine ammonia-lyase produces MNNTRIIQLINEFPLLELLIDLQPLSWFNPKVTSYVEALPYVGLTALDVQDASDRLLRFAPFLCLAFPETQESNGIIESPLQAIPLMQTALGKHYQVDLLGRMMIKLDAQLPISGSIKARGGIYEVLQHAEKLAISAGILGVDDDYSKINTPQFKAFFSQYKIAVGSTGNLGLSIGIIGASLGFQVSVHMSADARQWKKDRLRHHGVNVVEYQSDYSIAVEKGREEALQDPFCHFIDDENSTSLFLGYAVAGERLKQQFDEQGIVVDAEHPLFVYLPCGVGGGPGGVAFGLKLAFGDDVHCIFAEPTHSPCMLLGVYTGLHDQISVQDLGIDNVTAADGLAVGRASGFIGKAMERMLDGYITLTDADMYQLLGLIHKTELLKLEPSALAGMPGIVHVTNNADYLARMQLDDKLANATHLVWATGGGMVPESEMAAYLQKAKS; encoded by the coding sequence ATGAACAATACGCGAATAATACAACTAATAAATGAGTTTCCATTGCTGGAATTACTGATAGATCTTCAACCGTTGAGTTGGTTCAATCCGAAGGTAACGAGCTATGTCGAGGCTTTACCTTATGTTGGCTTAACCGCGCTTGATGTACAAGATGCCAGTGACCGCTTATTACGTTTTGCGCCTTTTCTATGCCTGGCATTTCCAGAAACACAAGAAAGTAACGGTATTATAGAGTCTCCGTTGCAGGCTATACCGCTGATGCAAACGGCGTTAGGCAAACACTATCAGGTTGATTTACTTGGTCGAATGATGATTAAACTTGATGCTCAATTACCAATATCGGGTTCAATTAAAGCGCGAGGTGGTATTTATGAAGTACTACAGCATGCAGAGAAATTGGCCATATCAGCGGGCATACTGGGTGTCGATGATGATTATAGCAAAATTAATACGCCACAATTTAAGGCATTTTTCAGTCAATATAAAATTGCAGTCGGCTCAACAGGCAACTTAGGGTTATCGATTGGTATTATAGGTGCTAGCTTAGGCTTTCAGGTTAGTGTGCATATGTCTGCTGATGCAAGACAATGGAAAAAAGATCGCTTGCGCCACCATGGCGTGAATGTGGTTGAGTATCAATCTGACTACAGCATTGCGGTTGAAAAGGGTCGTGAAGAAGCATTGCAAGACCCGTTCTGTCATTTTATTGATGATGAAAACTCGACGTCGTTGTTTTTAGGTTATGCGGTTGCTGGAGAGCGCTTAAAGCAGCAGTTTGATGAACAAGGAATCGTTGTTGATGCCGAGCATCCGTTATTTGTTTATTTACCTTGTGGTGTTGGTGGCGGCCCTGGTGGCGTTGCGTTTGGTCTTAAATTAGCTTTTGGCGATGATGTGCATTGTATTTTTGCAGAACCGACTCATTCACCGTGTATGTTGTTAGGTGTTTATACTGGCTTGCATGATCAGATCTCAGTGCAAGATCTTGGTATAGATAATGTCACTGCTGCAGACGGTCTTGCTGTTGGTCGCGCTTCGGGTTTTATTGGTAAAGCAATGGAGCGAATGCTAGATGGTTATATTACGTTAACTGATGCCGATATGTATCAGCTACTAGGGTTGATACATAAGACTGAACTGCTTAAATTAGAACCCTCTGCGCTGGCTGGTATGCCTGGAATTGTCCATGTGACCAATAATGCTGATTACCTTGCACGAATGCAACTTGATGATAAATTAGCGAATGCGACCCATTTAGTCTGGGCTACTGGCGGTGGTATGGTGCCAGAGTCAGAAATGGCTGCCTATTTACAAAAAGCTAAAAGCTGA
- a CDS encoding SprT family zinc-dependent metalloprotease, whose product MSDDLQQANLTTKMLEQLVLDKISTCYQQAEQRLNRTFPRPIINFKQRGKAAGSARLQTNELRFNPILLQENQQHFITHTVPHEVAHLLTYQLYGRTKPHGKEWQQIMNQIFDLVAKTTHQYDVASVKGKTFTYACQCTDHQLTIRRHNKIIRDNIKYICRLCKKSLTIKY is encoded by the coding sequence ATGTCTGACGACTTACAGCAAGCAAACTTAACAACCAAAATGCTAGAACAATTAGTATTAGATAAGATCAGCACCTGCTATCAGCAAGCCGAACAACGCTTAAACCGAACTTTCCCCCGCCCTATTATTAATTTCAAGCAACGTGGTAAAGCCGCTGGCAGCGCCAGATTACAAACGAATGAATTACGCTTTAACCCTATTTTATTGCAAGAAAACCAACAACACTTTATAACGCACACAGTCCCGCATGAAGTTGCTCACCTATTAACGTATCAACTTTACGGTCGAACAAAACCACATGGGAAAGAGTGGCAGCAAATCATGAATCAAATATTTGATCTCGTAGCCAAAACGACACACCAATACGATGTCGCCAGCGTGAAAGGCAAAACTTTTACCTATGCTTGTCAGTGCACAGACCATCAACTGACGATTCGACGTCATAATAAAATTATACGTGACAACATCAAATATATTTGTCGTTTATGCAAGAAAAGTTTAACCATAAAATATTAA
- a CDS encoding DUF4160 domain-containing protein, with protein MVSSTIFLGLSTQVGHPSKVKIPHVLAQYKERNCRVAIADGSVISGVIPFKQLYALQKWIGVNNHRLQLEWNKVN; from the coding sequence ATGGTGTCGAGTACAATATTTCTTGGTCTTTCAACCCAAGTGGGTCATCCAAGTAAAGTGAAAATACCGCATGTGTTAGCACAATATAAAGAAAGAAACTGCCGTGTCGCGATTGCTGATGGCAGTGTCATCAGTGGTGTTATACCTTTTAAGCAGTTGTATGCACTACAAAAATGGATTGGTGTTAACAACCACCGATTACAGCTAGAATGGAATAAGGTGAATTAA
- the dsdC gene encoding DNA-binding transcriptional regulator DsdC, producing MELTFASPKQFSGSQLANLDTFVKSAQYGSFTQAAEVLCLTPSAVSHRIAKLEQELGFKLFHRLHKQLKLTAEGARLCRSCEQLFGALDEELNDIRSNELSGRLTIYARPSISLCWLVPRIHDFHRLYPAIQLDILTGNDDINFQTEFIDVALYYTSGPFPGLSNIELMSEEVTPVCSPAYAELHNLMDSPDNIRHCSLLHDCKAWPQAAYNAEWLEWVERHQVSGVNYNRGLSFDRSDLAMVAAINNAGLAIGRKRLVDKHLRSGELVAPFPALTSPATYQYHAVYSADITPNPRVKVLLAWLQQQADKF from the coding sequence ATGGAATTAACATTCGCCAGTCCTAAACAATTTAGCGGTAGCCAATTAGCTAACCTAGATACCTTTGTAAAATCTGCGCAGTACGGCTCATTTACACAAGCGGCGGAGGTGCTGTGTCTCACCCCGAGCGCAGTGAGTCACCGTATTGCTAAGCTAGAGCAAGAACTTGGTTTTAAGCTATTTCATCGTTTGCATAAACAGCTTAAATTGACTGCTGAAGGCGCTCGCTTATGCCGCAGTTGCGAGCAATTGTTTGGTGCATTGGATGAAGAGTTAAATGATATTCGTAGTAATGAACTTTCTGGTCGTTTGACCATTTATGCTCGTCCGTCTATTTCGCTGTGCTGGCTGGTACCTCGAATCCATGACTTTCACCGCCTGTACCCGGCTATTCAGTTGGATATTCTGACCGGTAATGATGATATTAATTTTCAAACCGAATTTATTGATGTTGCGCTTTATTATACTTCGGGTCCCTTTCCTGGATTATCGAACATCGAATTAATGTCAGAAGAAGTCACGCCAGTTTGTTCTCCCGCTTACGCAGAGTTACACAATTTGATGGATAGTCCCGACAATATTCGTCATTGCAGCTTATTGCATGATTGTAAGGCTTGGCCACAAGCGGCTTATAATGCGGAATGGCTAGAATGGGTTGAACGTCATCAGGTAAGCGGGGTTAATTATAATCGCGGTTTAAGCTTTGATCGTTCCGATTTAGCGATGGTTGCCGCGATTAATAATGCCGGTTTGGCGATTGGTCGTAAGCGTCTAGTTGATAAACATTTACGCAGTGGTGAGTTAGTCGCGCCCTTTCCTGCGCTCACCAGTCCTGCCACGTATCAATATCACGCAGTATATAGCGCAGATATAACACCTAATCCACGCGTTAAGGTGTTATTAGCTTGGTTACAACAGCAGGCTGATAAGTTTTAA
- a CDS encoding endonuclease yields MLKQISTVVISTALLIPSFSYASDNGNQTNQSFSKAKKMLEREVYTQVPKLTIYCQADFNKQKKITDHNGFTSTKHVKRQAKVEWEHVVPAENFGRNFKEWREGDNACVNSKGKSFKGRRCAEKLNIPYRYMQADMYNLYPAIGAVNALRSNYNFASQVSAEKNQFGSCPIKINNKTVQPPNYAKGEIARAYLYMESAYPKYNIGRQKRELQAWDKQYPVTRSECRRTQLIESLQGNENRVVKSACLDRGLW; encoded by the coding sequence ATGCTAAAACAGATAAGTACTGTAGTTATATCAACCGCATTGTTAATCCCTTCGTTCTCCTATGCGTCTGATAACGGCAATCAAACTAACCAATCTTTCAGCAAAGCTAAAAAAATGCTTGAGCGAGAGGTTTACACGCAAGTACCGAAACTGACTATCTATTGTCAGGCCGATTTTAATAAGCAAAAAAAGATCACTGACCACAATGGTTTTACATCAACAAAACATGTAAAGCGTCAAGCAAAAGTGGAATGGGAACATGTCGTCCCTGCGGAGAACTTCGGGCGTAATTTTAAAGAATGGCGTGAAGGTGATAATGCGTGTGTAAACAGTAAAGGCAAGAGCTTTAAAGGCCGTCGTTGTGCTGAAAAACTCAATATCCCTTACCGTTATATGCAAGCGGATATGTACAATCTCTACCCTGCGATAGGTGCGGTAAACGCCCTACGCAGTAACTATAACTTTGCATCTCAGGTATCAGCAGAGAAGAACCAATTCGGCAGCTGTCCCATCAAAATTAACAATAAAACTGTACAACCACCAAACTACGCTAAAGGTGAAATAGCTCGCGCGTATCTGTATATGGAATCAGCTTACCCTAAATACAACATCGGTAGACAAAAGCGTGAGTTGCAAGCTTGGGATAAACAATACCCAGTGACTCGCAGCGAATGTCGACGCACTCAGTTAATCGAAAGCTTACAAGGTAACGAAAACCGAGTGGTTAAATCTGCCTGTTTAGATCGTGGATTATGGTAG
- the metK gene encoding methionine adenosyltransferase — translation MAKHLFTSESVSEGHPDKIADQISDAVLDAIIAQDPKARVACETYVKTGMVMVGGEVTTDAWVDIEEITRKTVREIGYINSEMGFDADSCAVLNTIGKQSPDINQGVDREDPLEQGAGDQGLMFGYANNETEELMPAPITYSHKLVKRQAEVRKSGTLPWLRPDAKSQITFAYDDGKIVGIDAVVLSTQHSEDIKQADLVEAVMETIIKPVLPEQWLTKDTKFFINPTGRFVIGGPVGDCGLTGRKIIVDTYGGMARHGGGAFSGKDPSKVDRSAAYAARYVAKNIVAAGLADRCEIQVSYAIGVAEPTSISVETFGTGKVSEELLTKLVREHFELRPHGLIEMLDLKRPIYQNTAAYGHFGRSEFSWEATDKAEILRDAAGL, via the coding sequence ATGGCTAAACATTTGTTTACCTCTGAGTCAGTATCAGAAGGTCATCCTGATAAAATTGCAGACCAAATCTCCGATGCTGTACTTGATGCAATCATCGCTCAAGACCCTAAAGCACGCGTAGCCTGTGAGACTTATGTTAAAACCGGTATGGTTATGGTTGGCGGTGAAGTAACGACTGACGCTTGGGTTGATATTGAAGAAATCACCCGTAAGACAGTTCGTGAAATCGGTTACATCAACTCAGAAATGGGTTTTGATGCTGATTCTTGTGCAGTATTAAACACCATCGGTAAACAGTCTCCTGATATTAATCAAGGTGTTGACCGTGAAGATCCACTAGAACAAGGCGCTGGCGACCAAGGTCTAATGTTTGGTTATGCAAACAATGAAACTGAAGAGTTAATGCCTGCTCCTATTACTTACTCTCACAAACTGGTTAAACGCCAAGCTGAAGTTCGTAAAAGTGGTACACTGCCATGGTTACGCCCTGATGCAAAAAGCCAAATCACATTTGCTTATGACGACGGTAAGATTGTTGGTATCGATGCAGTTGTTCTTTCAACTCAGCATTCTGAAGATATCAAACAAGCAGATCTTGTTGAAGCTGTAATGGAAACGATCATCAAGCCAGTACTACCTGAGCAATGGTTAACGAAAGACACTAAATTCTTCATTAACCCAACAGGCCGTTTTGTTATCGGCGGCCCAGTAGGCGATTGTGGTCTAACTGGTCGTAAAATCATCGTAGATACATACGGCGGCATGGCTCGTCACGGTGGCGGTGCATTCTCTGGTAAAGATCCATCAAAAGTAGATCGTTCAGCAGCATACGCAGCACGTTATGTAGCTAAAAACATCGTAGCGGCTGGTCTAGCTGACCGTTGTGAAATCCAAGTTTCTTATGCTATCGGTGTTGCTGAACCAACGTCAATCTCAGTTGAAACATTCGGCACTGGTAAAGTAAGTGAAGAACTACTGACTAAACTAGTTCGCGAACATTTCGAGTTACGTCCACACGGCCTAATCGAAATGCTAGATCTTAAACGCCCTATTTACCAAAATACGGCTGCTTATGGTCACTTCGGTCGTAGCGAATTCTCTTGGGAAGCGACAGATAAAGCTGAAATCCTACGTGATGCAGCAGGTCTTTAA
- the clcA gene encoding H(+)/Cl(-) exchange transporter ClcA produces the protein MAKSPNLTFLKTALRKHRTSPKLLSAKHDYIVLPIISALVGGITGLMIALFEAAILWTNSQRLQVFNPLDLPTSLNVLLIMLLSGAMVGFSFWLTLRFAPEASGSGITHIEGALDDMYDIRWRRLLPVKLVAGTLAIASGMIFGRAGPAIQIGGTVGRMFADTAKRYTNSTHILVAAGAAAGLAAVFNAPLAGILFVIEEMRPHFRYNMTSIKCVTLAAAMATIVMRAFHGQDAVMPLVHFDVPPLTSLWLFLLLGSIFGVIGVYFNRWIISSTKLLKRKQNNKMSRIIITGILFGCLFSLLQSFAPDTAGNGRDLMIRMIQEPSTWAILVGLFVIRLFGTIACFASGAPGGVFTPMLTLGTLFGLAFGVVAADLFPSFVAEPTVYAIAGMGALFAATVRAPVTGIVLVVEMTDSYELILPLLITCLGATFVAQAIGGKPLYAELLKLSLPKEPIADDKDKVIQS, from the coding sequence ATGGCTAAATCACCCAATCTCACATTTTTAAAAACCGCATTACGTAAACACCGCACCAGCCCCAAATTACTTTCAGCCAAACATGACTATATTGTATTACCAATCATTTCAGCGCTAGTCGGTGGTATTACCGGCTTAATGATCGCCTTATTTGAAGCCGCCATACTCTGGACTAATAGCCAACGATTACAAGTATTCAATCCTTTAGACCTGCCGACGAGTCTCAACGTACTGTTGATCATGTTACTAAGCGGGGCCATGGTTGGCTTTTCTTTTTGGCTGACCTTACGTTTTGCCCCCGAAGCATCTGGTAGTGGCATTACGCATATTGAAGGTGCGCTTGATGATATGTATGACATTCGCTGGCGACGTTTATTACCGGTAAAATTAGTCGCGGGAACATTAGCGATTGCTTCAGGAATGATTTTCGGCCGTGCTGGTCCAGCTATACAAATAGGCGGTACTGTTGGCCGTATGTTTGCCGATACTGCTAAACGCTATACTAATTCTACCCACATACTTGTGGCAGCTGGGGCAGCGGCTGGTCTTGCCGCAGTATTTAACGCCCCACTCGCTGGTATCTTATTTGTGATTGAAGAGATGCGCCCGCATTTTCGCTACAACATGACCTCGATAAAATGTGTGACGCTCGCTGCGGCGATGGCAACCATTGTCATGCGCGCTTTTCATGGCCAAGATGCCGTCATGCCCCTTGTACACTTTGATGTGCCACCACTGACTTCACTGTGGTTATTTCTATTATTAGGCAGTATTTTTGGTGTCATCGGGGTGTATTTCAATCGTTGGATAATCAGCAGTACTAAATTGTTGAAACGAAAGCAGAATAATAAGATGAGCCGGATTATTATTACCGGTATTTTGTTTGGTTGCTTGTTTTCACTACTACAGTCGTTCGCCCCTGACACCGCAGGTAATGGCCGTGATTTGATGATTAGAATGATCCAAGAACCTAGTACTTGGGCTATTTTAGTGGGTCTGTTCGTGATCCGTTTATTCGGTACCATTGCTTGCTTTGCTTCTGGCGCACCTGGTGGCGTCTTCACACCTATGCTCACCTTAGGCACTTTATTTGGCTTAGCCTTTGGCGTTGTGGCAGCAGATTTATTCCCCAGTTTTGTCGCCGAACCAACTGTTTATGCAATAGCAGGTATGGGGGCACTATTTGCTGCAACAGTCAGAGCGCCTGTAACAGGGATAGTATTAGTGGTGGAAATGACTGACAGTTACGAGCTTATATTACCCTTACTTATCACTTGCCTTGGTGCTACGTTTGTCGCCCAGGCTATCGGTGGTAAACCACTTTATGCTGAATTATTAAAACTGTCGTTACCTAAAGAACCCATTGCCGATGACAAAGATAAGGTAATACAGTCATAA
- the tkt gene encoding transketolase, whose protein sequence is MPTRQELANAIRALSMDAVQQANSGHPGAPMGMADIAEVLWRKNLNHNPANPNWVDRDRFILSNGHGSMLIYSLLHLTGYALPIEELKNFRQLHSKTPGHPEYGYAPGIETTTGPLGQGITNAVGMAIAEKTLAAQFNKPEHEVVDHYTYSFLGDGCLMEGISHEACSLAGTLGLGKLVAFWDDNGISIDGEVDGWFTDDTVKRFEAYGWHVVSVDGHNPAEIQAAIDASKAETSRPSLICCKTVIGFGSPNKEGTHDCHGAPLGDAEIIATREKLGWKHPAFEIPADIYSEWDANEAGAQAEAAWNEKFAAYEAAYPELAAEYARRTSGELPADWEAKTSAYIKQLQADSAKVATRKASQNCIEEFGALLPELLGGSADLAPSNLTMWSGTKAITADDASGNYLHYGVREFGMTAIINGMSLHGGFTAYGATFLMFMEYARNAMRMAALMKVQNIQVYTHDSIGLGEDGPTHQPVEQVASLRMTPNMSAWRPCDSVESAVAWKHAIERKDGPTALIFSRQGLAPMARDEAQLANVAKGGYTLVDCDGKPELILISTGSEVELCTKAAAELTAKGRKVRVVSMPATDVFDKQDAAYRESVLPSDVVKRVAVEAGIADFWHKYTGFNGAIIGMTTFGESAPAEQLFEMFGFTVANVVATAESL, encoded by the coding sequence ATGCCAACTCGTCAAGAGCTAGCGAACGCAATTCGTGCCCTAAGTATGGACGCAGTTCAACAAGCAAATTCAGGCCATCCAGGCGCACCTATGGGCATGGCAGATATTGCCGAAGTATTGTGGCGTAAAAACCTAAACCATAACCCAGCAAATCCAAACTGGGTTGACCGTGATCGATTTATTCTTTCAAACGGCCATGGCTCAATGCTTATTTACTCACTGCTACACCTAACAGGTTATGCATTACCTATTGAAGAATTGAAGAACTTCCGTCAATTGCATTCAAAAACACCGGGTCACCCTGAATACGGTTATGCACCAGGCATTGAAACAACGACTGGCCCGCTAGGCCAAGGTATTACTAATGCTGTTGGTATGGCGATTGCTGAAAAAACATTAGCAGCACAGTTCAACAAACCAGAACATGAAGTTGTTGATCACTACACTTACTCGTTCCTAGGTGATGGTTGCCTAATGGAAGGTATCTCACATGAAGCATGTTCACTTGCTGGCACATTAGGCCTAGGCAAGCTTGTTGCATTCTGGGATGACAACGGTATTTCAATTGACGGCGAAGTAGACGGCTGGTTCACAGACGATACTGTGAAACGTTTTGAAGCTTACGGTTGGCATGTTGTTTCTGTAGATGGTCACAACCCTGCAGAAATCCAAGCAGCTATTGATGCATCTAAAGCAGAAACATCACGTCCAAGCCTTATCTGTTGTAAAACAGTCATTGGTTTTGGTTCACCAAACAAAGAAGGTACGCATGACTGTCATGGTGCTCCTCTAGGTGACGCTGAAATTATCGCAACACGCGAAAAACTAGGTTGGAAACACCCTGCATTCGAAATCCCAGCAGATATCTATTCTGAGTGGGATGCTAATGAAGCTGGCGCACAAGCGGAAGCGGCATGGAATGAAAAATTTGCGGCTTATGAAGCGGCATACCCAGAACTAGCTGCAGAATACGCACGTCGTACTTCTGGTGAATTACCAGCTGACTGGGAAGCTAAAACGTCTGCTTACATTAAACAGCTTCAAGCTGATTCTGCAAAAGTAGCAACACGTAAAGCATCACAAAACTGTATCGAAGAATTCGGTGCATTATTACCTGAACTGCTAGGTGGATCTGCGGATTTAGCACCATCTAACTTGACTATGTGGTCTGGTACTAAAGCAATCACTGCTGATGACGCATCTGGTAACTACTTACACTATGGTGTTCGTGAGTTTGGTATGACTGCAATCATCAACGGTATGTCGTTACACGGCGGTTTCACGGCTTACGGTGCTACATTCCTGATGTTCATGGAATATGCGCGTAACGCAATGCGTATGGCTGCATTGATGAAAGTGCAAAACATCCAAGTTTACACGCATGATTCAATCGGCCTAGGTGAAGATGGTCCAACTCACCAACCAGTAGAGCAAGTTGCTAGTTTACGTATGACACCTAACATGAGCGCATGGCGTCCATGTGATTCAGTTGAATCAGCAGTTGCTTGGAAACACGCAATTGAACGTAAAGATGGTCCAACTGCACTTATCTTCAGCCGCCAAGGTCTAGCACCAATGGCACGTGATGAAGCACAATTAGCAAACGTTGCTAAAGGTGGTTACACGCTAGTTGATTGTGATGGCAAACCTGAGCTTATCCTTATTTCTACAGGTTCTGAAGTTGAGCTTTGTACTAAAGCAGCTGCAGAGCTTACAGCGAAAGGCCGTAAGGTACGTGTTGTATCTATGCCTGCTACAGATGTATTTGACAAGCAAGACGCAGCATACCGCGAATCAGTATTACCGTCAGACGTTGTTAAACGTGTTGCGGTGGAAGCGGGTATTGCTGACTTCTGGCACAAATACACAGGCTTTAACGGTGCTATCATCGGTATGACTACATTCGGCGAATCAGCACCTGCTGAGCAATTGTTCGAAATGTTTGGTTTCACTGTTGCTAACGTAGTTGCAACGGCTGAATCACTATAA